In Risungbinella massiliensis, the genomic stretch GCTGCCACGCGTCTAATCGAGGAGCAGAAGGATCTCTTCTCATTCGACACAAAAGACTATCAGGTAAAGCTTGGGGAAGATTATGATCCACATTATATGGACAACAAGATTCTCCAATGTTGCCTAGACAATGGATACGGGCTGATCACGCACGATCTATTGTTAAAGCATAAAGCCCGTGGTTTTGGTATCGAGGTACTCGACTTGGTTGTCCAAGATGACCACTACACCGGGTATGTAGAGGTGGATGTGGAAGACGAGCGCTACGCAGATCTCTGTCATAACATGGATGAGAACTATTTTGATCTTCTCACCAACCAGTATCTCGTCATCAAAAGCGGAGAAAAGCAGGTGGATTTGCTCAGGTGGACAGGAGAGTCTCATGTATATGTAAGACCCCGTGGCTTTGAAACAGTTTATTTTGGTAAGTTTTCGCCAAAAGATGCTTATCAACGCTGTGCATTAGATAGCCTGAAAAACAATCAGCTCACCATGATCAAAGGAAAAGCAGGTACAGGGAAATCTCTCATTGCACTCAATTATGCGATGAAAGAAATTGAAAAGGGTCGCTATGACCGCCTTATCTGCTTTGTCAATCCAATGGCTTCTCGGAACTCAGCGAAACTTGGTTACTATCCGGGAACGCGGGATGAAAAAATCATGGATTCGGCAGTCGGTTCTATGCTCAGTAGTAAGTTCGGTGACAAGATGATCTTAGAAGAACTGATGAAAGGGAAAGAGAAAGAGCCACCAAAATTACTTCTTCTTCCTTTCAGCGATATCCGGGGTTTTGACACAACCGGAATGCGAGCTCTCGTTTATATTGTCGAAGCACAGAACTTAGACATCGAACTAATGAAGCTGGCTGTACAACGTGTAGGAGAGGACTCCAAATTAATTATTGATGGAGACTTTGAAGCACAAGTCGATCACCATAGCTATGAAGGTGTGAATAACGGAATGAGACGTCTGTCGGAAGTGTTCCGTGGTCAAGAATACTATGGTGAAGTAGAGCTTCCTATTATTTATCGAAGTAAAATTGCCCAAAAAGCTGATGAGATGTAAAGTATTAAACAACCGCAATCTATATGATTGCGGTTGTTTCTTCCGTTCATTTATTTGTCCCTACAATGAAATTCCTGTATAATAGAGTAACTATTTCACCCCATAAAATAAAAAAGGAGCTTATTATGGCCAATCGGTTGGATCAAATTCTCCAATTGGAGCATCTATCTCGGCAACTTTTTAA encodes the following:
- a CDS encoding PhoH family protein, translating into MKHVVDTNVLLYGVEHLHTHEIVITSMVLRELEKHKLSVNGQLAYLARAATRLIEEQKDLFSFDTKDYQVKLGEDYDPHYMDNKILQCCLDNGYGLITHDLLLKHKARGFGIEVLDLVVQDDHYTGYVEVDVEDERYADLCHNMDENYFDLLTNQYLVIKSGEKQVDLLRWTGESHVYVRPRGFETVYFGKFSPKDAYQRCALDSLKNNQLTMIKGKAGTGKSLIALNYAMKEIEKGRYDRLICFVNPMASRNSAKLGYYPGTRDEKIMDSAVGSMLSSKFGDKMILEELMKGKEKEPPKLLLLPFSDIRGFDTTGMRALVYIVEAQNLDIELMKLAVQRVGEDSKLIIDGDFEAQVDHHSYEGVNNGMRRLSEVFRGQEYYGEVELPIIYRSKIAQKADEM